GGCTGCGAGGGTCGTGAGATATGCGCGTCTGGAGGCCATTACACCAGACTTTAGTTAGTGTTGTAAATGCTTTCTGCGCGTTAGATCGTAGTATAACTCCCGATCGCTGTCCGGAGCGCGTGCTGGATACAGAGGGTGTATTCATCAAGGAGACTCTGTTTATTTCGACACCCGGAGCCGAACTAATAGTTAGGTAGGAGTGCGAACTGACCGCGAGGAGATCGTTAGCGACCTCACTGGTGACTAATCGTCAACTCCTCACCGTCAATCCGCACCCGATAATCGTCGATCGAGAACGACAGGTTGACGCGTTCTTCGCCAGCGACAAGCGTGTCTAGCGCTTCGGGATCGACGTGGTTGTACAGTGTGGTACCGAAAACATCGGAGAGTTCCACCGGATCGACCTCTTCGACTGTTCCGAGGGCAGTGAGCGTAGCCATACTCGCCGCTGTAGCTGACCAATCGTATTTTCGGCAGAATAATGGATCGCGTGCCTCGGCAGATTGACCCGCACCATCTTGTTCTGCGACCATACTCTTCGCACGGGATCGGGAAACAAGAGTGTAGTGTGATTAATTGAGTAAACAACAGGATGGCCTTACAACGGCTGGTTCCCGTTGAGTCGCCAGGTGAAAATCGCCCGCAGGACGACGACGAGACTGTTTCGGTCGCCAGCACCCCAGATCGCCGTCTCCTCGATCTCTTCGGTAGTGGAGACATCGTCTACGAGCGCGCTCACGAGCGCCGTCTCTTCGTCCGTGATCAGCAGGCTTCCAGCGGGCGTCTCCTCCCACTCCCAGAGGGTCTCGAATAGTTCGGTTTCCGGCACCGTTTCCTGGATACGTTCCTGGACTTCTTCGGAAATCCCCGCCAAGTAGATCTCGACACCGCGCTCTGCAGCAGCCTGAAGCCTGTCGAGTTGTTCGTCGGTAAGCAATTCGTCGATAGTCATGTAGATGATCTGCTCGTCAGCGTCGGCGATGAACTCCTCAACGCGGGATGACACCGCCTCCCGTCCAGTGACCGTCCAGACGCCG
This genomic stretch from Haloprofundus salilacus harbors:
- a CDS encoding HalOD1 output domain-containing protein, whose protein sequence is MVAEQDGAGQSAEARDPLFCRKYDWSATAASMATLTALGTVEEVDPVELSDVFGTTLYNHVDPEALDTLVAGEERVNLSFSIDDYRVRIDGEELTISHQ
- a CDS encoding TrmB family transcriptional regulator, producing the protein MVSFEEEQAVAEALDRLQDLGLSKYESQTLINLVRLGTGTAQDITRINGVPRTRVYESAERLHELGFVDIQHTTPRKFTVISEETIIRMLNTKRENTITELAECLEEIGPAQPQREQFGVWTVTGREAVSSRVEEFIADADEQIIYMTIDELLTDEQLDRLQAAAERGVEIYLAGISEEVQERIQETVPETELFETLWEWEETPAGSLLITDEETALVSALVDDVSTTEEIEETAIWGAGDRNSLVVVLRAIFTWRLNGNQPL